The sequence TGTTGGCAGAGTGGCTTTCAGAAGGAGCACCTACGTAGACCATCTCAGAGGAATCGTACTTGCTTAGAACACCAACCAGATTGTCCGCATTGAAAATGGTGTCATCGTCTCCGAGAACGAACCACCTGACATCAGGCAGTCCAAGCCGAAAACTCTCCAAGACAATGCGGGAGATCCGGAGTCCCGAAGGGTGCCCCGTGGGATTAGTGTAGCGGAAGCGGGAGGTATCCTCGGAGATCATTATTTGGGGCAAGGAATCGTCCCAATCCTCTTTAGACACCTCTTCTTCAAGCCACACGTGCCCTCTCATATTGTTAGGCCGCCACCACAGCCGCACGAACTCTCTGCGCTGTTTCCAGAGCTGCGAGGATCCCGCTATGCCAAACATGATATGTTTCAGTGTCAGTTCACTACTTCCCTTATAATTTTCCTCCGAGAGGCTGCGATTGCGGCTCAATTGGAGTGAAGAAGGACGAGGGggcggcggcggcggcggcggCAGCGGCAGCACCGCAGATAGATGATGATCGGAATGCCAGGAGAGGGTGCTTGGGCTGCCTTCCCATTTTCGAAACCGGTGCCAACAACGGGCTGTAGTTCCGGAAAATATGAGAGATAGCCAGGCGGTGGTAGAAACGAGCAGTGCTGCCACTACAACGACAGCAGTGCCGGTGCGACTGTGGCGCCATCTACGGCTGCGGGTTCGAGAAAGTGAAAGGGGCGATCGGCATGAATTCTTCGGGGAGGAGTCCATGATCACCATCAAAACAGTCACCCCCAATAGCCTTAATCATTTCCGTGAAGAAGAcggaaaattttaattttttttataacagaATAGATCCAAACAAAACAGATCACTCTAATTGACTTATAAATTTCCTCTATTATTATGTTTAACCAATAAGACAATCCAGACTCTACCATTCACTTTCTAACTCTGCAAACCACAAAGCACTCCCCACTCTTTGGTTTTAGCgcaatttgattttcaaatttttttattttttcttttcttttcaaccttttcttttaaaattctaatgattttgttttgcttttgAAAGTGACCGTCtgttttgaaaatcaaatataaaatcgttttaaaaaaaaataaaatcccaACCAATCGAAGATAGACGTTACGATTTTATGGGCTTCTTTAAACCGGATGTGCAGCTCTTTCCGCTGTCTGTTGGTTGTTGTCTCCGAGCCCGTCAACTGGATTTCCAACATTTCTCTCTCAAACATATATGTTTGTTTGATTTCCTTCTTCGCCGTTCGGCCGGCTTTTGTTACCTCAATTACTTAATAATACTAGTCAGCATATTTTAGGTTTCGATTTTAAGATTTAGATTATAAAGTTGGATTTGTGTAGATGTAAGCGTGAAAGCTAAGCCACTCTATCCGAACAGTACGGCTCAGTCTGTgcttaatgaaattatatcaTGACTGACACGGTTTAACGAGCTTGAATAAATGAAGCTCTAATCATCtaggatattaaaattaattcttttagttacttttattatacaaacataataaatataaaagataaatagcttttattaatattaaactaattatgaaaaatacagaataaaaattttctataataactaaataaaaatattttactctaTTGAAAATCAGAATAagtgtttttatatttgaatattaaaaataaaaaaattatttatttttatttttattactaataagtagaatttatatataaatacatactacctcattattaaaaataatgaatttaaaaatttataaatataccaaattaaGTATATGCATAgcaatattaaaagaaaaaaaaatattatatcatatttgattcaaatctttaataaattcaaaaattaagttaaatttaaattattatatttttctgaaaaaatttaaataaattaaagaataagtTGAATCTGAATAATTTAAACAgctaaaatcattttatattctatataaattacTCCCTGATCAAGTGATATGAGCTCGCCTAGTTTCGGTATGATGAGTTGAGACCTTTTAGTGATAGACGTTTTGTAGGACATGGCTTACTATCTCTTATGGAGTTGAACCTCTCACTATTGCTATTGGCTCTGTTAAGGACGCATATGATAAACTTTATCTCctgtaaaaaaaaaggaaatatacCATAACTAAAATactattctttttaactaagtaatacataataaataaaagataatacaattatatcattttacttatctcaaatactaatttaacttttggaataattttttaaatatcataatttattgAGTTATGTCAAATCAATTGGCTTAAAtcgaattattttttatttggacaATAACCATATACGTTCATGAGGGTCTTGGAAAACTTATGTAttgattcattttttataagatCCATAATTCAATTTGAATACTGTCCGTTTTCATTTGGTTAAGAAGATGAGGTGTGCTCGACTGTTTGCGGACTttgtttaaaagaaaatgcaagcAATGTCATGCATTTGATGTGGTAACTTAGCATATCTAAGTTGGTGCCGCATCATTAAATTCTCACGGGTTATctcattaatttaatatattttatattttcccTGCAAATATAGCATTTCACTTTCTACTagtaacataaaaaataacttttccttttctctttcccCTTTCATTTTTCCCTCCATTATTGCTCTTTTTGACACCAATTATGCAtccttataaataaatattttttttttattttatcaactAAACATCTACATaggtatataaatttttctctaaataaattcttactCAATTATATATCactagttattattattttaattataaaattaaattgatagatataatttaataaaattttaaaattttaatattaatttataatattttaaaaatgacagtaaattaattatttttaaatatttttaatccttttaaaattattaatacattaatattatatatattaatattaccaatataattaaaattaatatttttaaaaaattaaaattttattatatatttaaaaaattaatttattatttaatataatgatcaaaatataatttagaatattatttttttaaattaaaattattattaaattaatttattaattaatataatattaaaatataattaatgtactatttttatgatagaagtactattttatttaattataaaattatttattaattaatatactattttttactattaaaattagtgtttaattagaaattgttttataaattaataaaaaattataaaattatatataaatttaaaatttatgtattaaaagtaaatacacttgtcaaaataaaaaatttaatgtttttagaattaagtatatatataaaaaaattaaatcttagaaaataatatatatataaattataattaataaatatctattttatccacctcagattttaattaatgttatattaacctattAATATTGTTATGCGGATAAATAACTAGTACCAATTAATTCTAAACGGTAATACCTATGCTATCAGCATTACTATGATCATATTTGCCTTTCCTCCAATGCGAAATTAcactttaatttatatagcAAAAATATCAAGATAAAATTAACAGCGCTAAAATGGGGAATAAGACAAAAACCTTGCATTTCCGAGCCCCAATATGAAACTTACCACAGAAAACTCAATTACGTCGTAAAGTGTTACacaaataactaattaattaaatatttgatgtaGAAGCTAACCGCATTTCAGTCTAATAGTCAACCACGTGTCTCAAAAGGTACGGTTTAAAGTCTAATACAGGCTAAGGACTGGATAAAGTCTAAGACTGCGACCCCATCCGAACCTGGCTTTGCTTAAGAAACCCcccaaattaatattaaatgttgTAATCGAACCACACgatataaaattacaagaGTGAGATCAGATAAGAGACACCTAAATcgttcagaaaaaaaaaaagaagcatcCAACGGTTAGTTGTCTTATCAACTCAGGATCTGAGGAGACTGATTGTAGGCAATAAAACCTTTATTAGCGAGAAATGAAAGAGCATAACTACATTCTTACCCCTGTTTCACTTTCaaactcttcttctttttcttttctcttcttattattatatttaaatgccgctaaaagaataaagtgacaaaaaaataaaagctgaGAAATCAATTGAGGGTTGGAGccaaattaagcttattaAAACGAGATGctcttcttattttaaaaattatatagtgTTTTATCTTctaacattatatatatatatattctattcaGTATTTATTGGTAAATTGCGAAGTGATTGTATATGCTAATAACGATGCACGTCATGTCTCTTAATGCAGGGGCTAATTGaatataaagttaaaaatacaGGGATTAATTAGGACGCAATAAATGAACAGGGACTAAATACAACCTATAATATGGGTTGAGcctattcttttttctatcaACTGCGTCTGCTACTAACTAAACAATTGAAGCGGCTGCCCTTGCCTTCTCCAGTGTTTTGACTGTGGTTCCTGTGAATTTTTGAAGAATCGTTAtctaggaaaataaaaagaatacaaatttAAGTAAAAGGAAGtctcaatataaaaatatttatcaaaatttaagaTGCCATTGTGAGAGGCATGCAAAATGGATAAGAATAGAacaattgttttaattaaattaaaacctCGTTTGGTAATTGTAGATTACTATTTTCaagtgtttaattatttagttttaatatattgAGCGACAAATGTtggttaataaattaatgtcTTTAATGCGTTTCACTTTATTCTTATCTCGATTTAGTAATATAcatacatttttttatattactctgaattaaaatttctttttagctattttctaaatcttcttaatttaaaacaatatatatatatatattaaagaaagagaagatcaATTACATCTTAAAAATGCGAGAGCtaataagatattatttatGCGTTATTAAACTATGTTGTTATTGTAAAAAtggttataatttttaacttcattTGTACTGAAAGTTTCTTCACTAAgttatttgtatttaatttgctttagttttttttaggACTCTTATTAATGAGGTTGATTATACTTAAAAGGATAAATATTAAAGGATAAAGTAgcctatttataaataaaataaaacaattggTGTAAATAATCACTATAAAATAAACACAGTGATTATTAGGAATTAAAAAGTTACCAGCTATTTTAACTGTTATGCCAAGTATCCACTTAGGTACAATAGAAGGAGTTTCATTTATGATCCATTTCGATCCGATGGAAAGAGTAAAAATGTGAGTTCAGAACCAAAGCTTGAAATATGATTTTGGCTATTTCgtccatttaaatatttatatttataatttaatagttataatgaaatattcaataaaactactttagattttttagttaattatacttcatttatcaaattttaaaatttaattgaattactcaaatgtatagaaataattaaaaagtataaagtaATTATTGATACTATAATCTATAGTTTTACTTATTTTCATATGGTTTATGGCCTAATTTGAACCCTAAATTATACCCAAATTTCAtataaggagaaaaagaaaagaaaaaaggaaaaataatttagggTCCAAATCGGAGCATAAGCCTATTACtttgatataaatattgaaGCGGAATTAGGTTTGGTTCCTGATAGCCATACTGTGGAAAAAGGTCTAAACGTAAATGGCAACTGGTTTTGATTGATAAGTGGAGTGGGTCATAGGATAGACGCGTTAAGTGAAAGCGAAAAAAGCAGTGAGCAATCGAAATTTGACTTGCAGATTTTATAATAGATTCCGGCAGctataaagaatttaattaattaattttcttttccaatttgAATAATAAAGGTGAAAATATAATGAGAATAGTTCCGTGTTGCTGTTAGCACGCCACCATCTAAAAAGTTTCTCTTCTCATGTTTATGCTTCACTATTAATAAATGaggaaaatgagaaaactGTGCTTTCCATTGTTGGTGTATCGATTGACATAtacagaaaacaaaaaagacaTAAATTGATCACCTTATTATTTCagattcatattcataaagatttCGGTGGGATTGGATCCGTAGGCTGTCGGATTTATGCCTTCTGCAGGAAGCGGGATATATGTATGTTTTCTGTGTCTGAGTCTCAGACTAGGTCCAACCACCGGCTTATTTGTCTGCTGGTGTAGGTGATGTTGGCCCATTCCTTCCATTTTCTTATTCTCTCGATCTTCTCAACTCACCTTCTCTGTGCCTTCCCTGCAGCCCACACCCACCATTTACATCCCCTCTAGTACTACTAGTACTGCTACTGAAGAACCTAACAACAATCCACCCAAACATGCTCCTTTAAATATCCGATTTATTCCCATTTTGACAGTAGAATTTATCAATTCATCCCATCGCTCTGCTGCTTGTCATGGGCTGCCTACCCAGGTTCTTCAGACTCAAACCGATCACGCGTAGACCCATCAGCCAAGTTGGTGTCGTCGTTGCCGCTAGAGATGATATTGGATTTCATGTAAAGGAAAAGGATTTTGATGATGATTGTTGTGAAAAGAAATACAGCTGGAACGATATAGAGAGACTGACCATGAATTTCGCTCGGGTGGTCGGATCAGGAGGGTTTAGCACAGTGTTTTTGGCTCGCTTGCCCAGTTTGACTCTCGGAGCAGTCAAGATCCACGGAAATAGCGACCATCTCAATCGACTCTTTAAGCAGGAACTAGACATCCTACTCCAACTTCGCCATGACAACATTGTGAAGCTTCTAGGCCACTGCGACGATCAAGGTGTGTGATGGttacaattaaattttggtttatttagtTCTTTCTAAACCTATATGATATATAACCCCGAAAGTCGAAACTAATGTTTATTATCTTAAAACTTTCAGACAGAGGCGCCCTCGTGTTGGAGTATGTTCCCAACGGAAGTTTGCAGGATAAGCTCCATGGTGCAGCAACTGAAATTCTTTCATGGAAGAGGCGGATGGCCATAGCCTTTCAGCTTGCCCAGGCTCTAGAGTATCTACATGACAAATGCACCCTGCAAATAGTACATGGAGACATTAAAGCTTCCAACATCTTACTGGACGAGCATCTCAACTGTAAGCTTTGCGATTTTGGTTCTGCAAAGATGGGATTTTCTTCTATGGTAATGCCTTCCTCGAGAACGAAGCAAGTGATGATGGGTTCTCCTGGTTACACTGATCCCCACTATCTGAGGACAGGAATGGCATCAAAGAAGAACGATATTTACAGCTACGGAGTCATCATTTTGGAACTGGTGACGGGAATGGAGGCATTCTGTGAAGAGAGGGGCCAGCTATTGACATCCATGATGGGACCCATGCTAAGGAATGCCCGTGACTGTGAAGCGACGAAGATGGCAGAAATGGTGGATCCAAGATTAGCAGGTGACTTTGACCTAAAGGAAGCGAGGGCCATGCTTTCCCTCTCCGCGCTTTGCCTTGGGCAGTCCCCAGTTCTAAGGCCTTCAGCTGCCCAAATCTTACAAGAAATTAGGCAGAATGTACGACTTCCATGTTTTCCTCCTTCGGAATTTCAGAATTAATTCAAGCAACCAGATTACCAGAACTTGTGTTGTTTTCTAGGCAATAATTATTGTGTAAAACTGTAATTAAATTGCATACAccttttttttactaaaaagAACACATACATTTCTGCAAGTACCATAAATTTCATTCATGTGCCTATGTTACGTGCACCTTAAGCGCAGGAGTCAGAAATTGccattaaaagaatttacatTTGATATCCATCCACATTGTAATGAGAATTTATCTAAAAAGGAAGAGAATAGAATCTTTTTAGCTACTCCAAGtgtaaaaagatttttttacCTAATATAAGCATATATCCTTATTTATTGATGGATGAGAGACATGTCATGTAATGTATATGCTGctagcataaaataaaattacacacACAATAGTAGTTGGATAAATATATAGTAACAgtagtttataaaattaaaaataattttcttttttgtcacGGATTGGCAATCGGGCTTTCTGCCTCAGAGAGGGTGTGCTGATTGGCccatttaaaatgaaaattattcCGAGTGGGAGGCAGAGTCCAAAATAAAATGACCCAAACTTGGGTTTAATCCATATCCAATTACAAATACCCAGTGGGTATTTATATGTAGTAGCCCAGTAGGCAATGCTCACCGAGTCACTGCAGTGGGGGGGCTGGTAGTGAGACTGAGCTTGAGGATGGCCACGGCATGTTGTTTGTTGGTGATTCCATTTCCAGGAGCAAAATTGACGGCAGTGAACGAGTATGAGCTGGTCAGAAGAAGGAAGGATGTAAGTTTGTACGGCGGAAGATATCCTTTTCCAAGGGAAAGGAATGGAAATAGATCCAATATAAAAACCCAGTCACCAAGTGGTTCCTGCAAATGTCAGCTGATAGATCTCGCCCCTGCAACCTCTGCTACCTACGGGGCCCTGCTCCTCGCCGGCGGTCTCTTCGCctgtaatatatttttcactcATCGCTTTCGGCTTTGTCTATTGTCATACAAAGTCCAACTGCTAATTTAATTTGCAATTTTGTGCCCCCGGCAGTTAACAAGTCAAGAAGCAAGGGCTCGCTGTTTGGGGGATTGACAGGAGCTACACTTATGGCTGCGGTAacatttcttaataaattgtattattaagtattaaagCATTTTATCCGTCTTCAAAAACAGAACAGAAAGAAGGCTCAAACTCGAAGTCAAACTGAAGTAGTTGGAAagtgtttgtttttttttattctttggtGAAATAAATTGTTGGGATTAAGATAAACTATCTTATATCGTGAATTATTTGTACTTGTTTGTTTTTCATCAAATGGTGCTGCAGTCTGTTTTTCTTTGTGTTGGTGGTAATGGTTTTCAAATGCAGGTAGGCTTTTTTCTGCAGCCTTAAACAATAATCTGAATGTTTGGctcttttcttaaaataaatctttcttttcaGTCTGAAACTAAACTTGTTTTCTTCCAGCTcaatatattgacaaatatgttTCTCCACATGCAGGCTTACTTTTTGATGCAACGAGAAGAAACAAAAGCTGTTGGTGATGCCCTTGGCTTTGGATCCGCTTTCCTCTTCTCTTCTGTATTTGGTatgtttttctcatacttgtTTTGTATGTATGAGCAAGATAGTATTACAAAAGATAATTTACATGGCTTTTACATATTCACTTTGAAGTTCCAATGCCTACTACCCatagatttttctaaaatgacCTTAAAAGGATCTGTAAATAAAGGAGATTCATAAACTTCAGCAATAATTGTAAATGGAAAAGACCTAAAAGAGCAGTAAAGTGAATTCCAATTTTGCAAAGAAAAACACTTGAATGGAGTAAAACAATGAGCTCGTTTTCATGGTTGGTTGGCAAGTACAATTCAGATGGATGATGCAGAGGGTTTAAGTCTTCTAGAGTATATAGTGCAGGGAAGAAGAGCATAATAGAAGAATTTATGCAGGAAACAAAATCTCTTTCTATTGGATAGCTATGCCTTGCGATGAATCCCTGTTTGTCTGATGGTATACACCATGcttctcatattttttttttgcttgcTAAAATTTTGTTAGGTATACGATTGGTGGGTAGTCGAAAGCTGATTCCTGCAGGTCCTTTGTTAGGTTTATCTATCTGTGCCTTGGCTGTGTTTATGTCGTCCTACTTTCAAGATAGTCTCTGACTGTTAATCTTGTCAATCTGACTACTCCATAGTATTATTTGATACTTGCTCTGTTGTGTGGATTAATTGTTAGTATATCCTTGTGACTtgcaaaacaaaaaatagttAAGAAAAACAATAGCTTGAGGAACACTATCCTAAGGGATATTTTTCACCTCAGTGTTTTTGAATCTTCAAGTGACGGATTCGCAAGCCCTCCTGATAAAAATCAAGGGCATTGTAATGACAATAAATAAAcctaaaatatttcaaattttgtaaaaacTTAATTGATCTTCATAAACTTAAAATCCCAGATTCTTtcgaaatattatttttgtaaagcTTGTCGCATCAGCCTGTGCTTCAACATATTCATTGGAGTCGGCTGTGGGATAAAACTAAATGGGCTCTAATTTCAAAAGCGATCGAGTCAACCCATGTAATTCCTTGTTCCTGAAATACTATATTCATCAAATTGCGTGGTGAGTCCTTCAATTCCTTATCCttcaaaagcaaaaaaattgAGTCAGCGATACACGTAATCCAATATTTCGGGCCTCCATGATCAGTCGCTACCCATCTTCAAAAAgaatttgacaaaaaatatatttttaagctcttaaattttctagttttatttcattgaattttttaatttttattttattctattaagcctttttatttttaattttagtcttATTGAGAACCtatttgtatttttgtttttagtgTTCTTGAGAACCTAATAGCctttaattaaagtaaaaaaagaaaaaatgcaaTGGCTTAATagaacaaattaataaaactaaatataaaagtataagagttcaatacaataaaatagaataatactgaaaaattgagatagttaataatgagttttggCACTGCATATCAACTCTTGCCCGtctttcttcctcttcctttccACACAGACGCGCATTAGCTCAGTCGGGAGACATGCTAATTCTTTTGatgaattattctttttgttttcggAGAATTTtgcttcttattttgttcttgcGATTAAGCACAAAACCTCTCGATATAATACGGACGATTTCGGAGCTCAATTGTTTCAGTGCATCCGTGTACacgtttttatttttatttattttaattcaaaagaGAACAATAATCCAGGCCTAACAATCGACTTTATTATGGTggtaattctatatttatatataggtATTTACAAAGTAAGTAATAAGTTCTAGCaacaatttagtttttttaactttttgaataggtttaatttgactttttttttttaagaaaaaaaaaaaaggaaaagaaaaaaattgtatacTCTAGAGAGTGAATTTGGCGACCcaacattttaattattattatgtacTTTCTTCATTCCATTATAATTGGTTTTTCAAAtcaagatttttttaattttctaacacttttatatattcaatacaatattaattttttcttttctattttatcctTATGTTGAAATATGTGTGATAAATTTTGAAGTATTTATAGAAGAGTGAATTAGTGTAATGTACCTATTAAATGTTTTGTTAATCCGAgtgaaattactaaaaaaggACAATTATAATGGAATGGAGAGAGTATtgattagtaaaaaaaataactaaatagtGATGGATTGaatctttttctattctttgtTATAGAATAGTGATGAATCAGCGAcggaataaaaaaattattttttaataactaGCGACAGATTGCCGATGGCTTAGTGATAAAAAAACATGGAAAGAAATATATGTTGTCATTAACTGGTAGGCATTTTTTGGTTATTACAAAACAAGGTGTCTTTTTATGGTTATTTCATGTTTGTTATACTTTgttttcactttcttttttatctctATATGATGAAACTGTACTCCATATCCTAGTGGTGGTTATAAGAAAGTTCACTCAATCTTTCAACTGTGTGGTTATAATttgtgaaaaataaagttactGTAAACTTGtccttaaaagaaatggtTAAAGGCTCGAGTATGCTAAGGTATGAGAACAAGCAAGCAGGAAAACAGGTCTCTTTCAAAGGCTGTGATAATGTCTTTGTGAAAGTTATATCCGTTGGAATGAAGTAGACAAGAATCTTCTAGTCACGTACTGTTGTTATTGCTTGGTTCATGATTATAGTTGGCATTGCATATAAAGTTGATAGGGCAGTGTCCACTGCCTCCTCAGAAAGTAAGAGAAAAAGGGAATGGAAAAGAAGAGCGGACCCTTCTTACAGAGAATGATGATGCGTATCTTCCACTCAAATCACAGTCCTAAAATTCCTGCCACAGAAAATTCCATTAAAGCTTGCTTGAAAGAATTGAGTACTCGATGGCCAAGCACTCTTGAGTTCCCACATGCAATCATCAAAGTAGAACATACAGGAAATTTCGGGCTTGGCCATTCCCGATCTCAAGGAtgtcaaataaagaaaaaggtaataAGTTTGGAGTATTAAGAGAGAATGTGGAGGATTATGCGAAAATGCTTTTTCTCATTGACCctttattaatattgtaatGGGAGGGAGGGGAAGTCTAGTTTTGTCTGTTTCTTGTAATAAATACGGCACCATTTCAAACTATGACTAAACAACAAATCACGATGGAAAAGGAGATGCTGGGACTTCATTGATTTTCAACTTTCATCATTGGAGCTTCCCGAAAAGCATTCCCACTAATATTTTGTCGTCCACAAGCCATGTGTAATGAGACATCCACTTGGGATCATGTTACAGACCTCTTAGAGATTTACTAGTGTTAATGGTGTAAACAGCTCTTTCAGGGTTAGTGAACCACCATCGTCAGTCTAGTGATAATATCGATTATCctaccctttttttttttgtctgaCAAATGAAGGTATAGACACGGAGGAGACCCTTGCTTGATATGTTCAAGTCAGCAAGGCTCAATAATCAAGAAATCTGAGAATGTGCCTGTGAACTTGGCGGCCAAGTATTCTGTGATTAATTGTGCCAAAGGTAAAATAGAACAGTACATCTTGAACGGTGTAGGGGAATCTTTGGAGTGATACAGAACTGTAGGTAACACATTAAAAGTGCGTCACTAACTCCACTGAGATCTCATGAGAAAGCGATGCCTTGTTGATGCCATCTAAtcattcttaaaaagaaattagcgCTTTGTAAagcataatatttaattaatacaaatctttctcctttttttgtCTTCGTGCTGTAGTGTAGTATCTGCAGTCTTGGATGTGGACGGAAGTTTACCGCACATGATGGATCACTCGGTACCAAGTTTGTGCTTCACATAATGAACATATCCCTCGCTCATCGCAAAATCTGCAAACCTTAATCACTACTCTTGCTATCTTGGCACACACATTATCATTGCATTAAGAGCATTTCTACGCATGGAGAGCTAAACTtcattctctattttatatttaataaatgcattacaaatttttatacatttgacttaattaatatttattatttttatttttttattggtaaaaatttaaaaaaaaattaaaactattaatattatgaaaataaaagtaagataaaaaaataaagtataaagaGTTTATTGGACTTGAGGATTTGCCTTCGCGGGTCACTCGTTCCCAGGGGCAAGCCTCGGCTCAAATGCCTTTGCCAccgaaaagaaaaatctttaaacgaataaaaaaaatttactctttatatttaaatattttttaagatgctccttattataaaaattatactctttaaaattaaaaataccaTTAGGATGATCCAAATCTGTTaatcaaatcaattataaattaatatttattgttatttattaattattatatttatactgaataaattttaataataataaatcaaccaacaaatttcaaatatatttgaGTTAATTTGGATTGTTGTgaaaatctatatttttattttaatttttaaaaaagactTATATAgctgtaaaagaaaaaagcaaatgAAAAAGATAACATGAAATTGAATCTTTGTACATATTCATGGCTTTTCTTTCCCCCGAATCACATGTACATAAATGCAAT comes from Ricinus communis isolate WT05 ecotype wild-type chromosome 5, ASM1957865v1, whole genome shotgun sequence and encodes:
- the LOC107261229 gene encoding probable receptor-like protein kinase At4g10390; the encoded protein is MGCLPRFFRLKPITRRPISQVGVVVAARDDIGFHVKEKDFDDDCCEKKYSWNDIERLTMNFARVVGSGGFSTVFLARLPSLTLGAVKIHGNSDHLNRLFKQELDILLQLRHDNIVKLLGHCDDQDRGALVLEYVPNGSLQDKLHGAATEILSWKRRMAIAFQLAQALEYLHDKCTLQIVHGDIKASNILLDEHLNCKLCDFGSAKMGFSSMVMPSSRTKQVMMGSPGYTDPHYLRTGMASKKNDIYSYGVIILELVTGMEAFCEERGQLLTSMMGPMLRNARDCEATKMAEMVDPRLAGDFDLKEARAMLSLSALCLGQSPVLRPSAAQILQEIRQNVRLPCFPPSEFQN
- the LOC8278499 gene encoding protein FATTY ACID EXPORT 4, chloroplastic codes for the protein MATACCLLVIPFPGAKLTAVNEYELVRRRKDVSLYGGRYPFPRERNGNRSNIKTQSPSGSCKCQLIDLAPATSATYGALLLAGGLFAFNKSRSKGSLFGGLTGATLMAASVFLCVGGNGFQMQAYFLMQREETKAVGDALGFGSAFLFSSVFGIRLVGSRKLIPAGPLLGLSICALAVFMSSYFQDSL